In Thermospira aquatica, the following proteins share a genomic window:
- a CDS encoding histidine phosphatase family protein, whose amino-acid sequence MGSLYLVRHGESTWNKHNWFTGWVDVSLTPKGIEEALACGRELASVSFDVAYTSTLVRAMETLLLVLAFQSKTPVVVSHKGKQKRWARIYSEEAASRILPVYTDWHLNERYYGHLQGLNKDETRRLYGEEKFTLWRRSYDVPPPGGESLQMTAKRTIPFFQRVIVPLVQSGKNVIISAHGNSLRSIVMYLDGLSADEVVKLEIPHATPLVYEWKNNWRRER is encoded by the coding sequence ATGGGGAGTCTTTATCTCGTTCGTCACGGGGAATCTACTTGGAATAAACACAATTGGTTTACCGGGTGGGTAGATGTTTCTCTCACTCCAAAAGGGATTGAGGAAGCATTGGCATGTGGACGAGAGCTTGCCTCTGTATCGTTTGATGTGGCGTATACTTCAACCCTCGTGCGGGCGATGGAAACCCTTCTTTTGGTTCTTGCTTTTCAATCCAAAACCCCTGTGGTTGTTTCCCACAAAGGAAAACAAAAACGCTGGGCAAGGATCTATAGCGAGGAAGCTGCGTCTCGCATTCTTCCCGTGTATACGGACTGGCATCTCAACGAGCGTTACTACGGGCATTTGCAGGGTCTTAACAAAGATGAAACCCGTCGATTATATGGAGAGGAAAAATTTACCCTCTGGCGGAGGAGCTATGATGTTCCTCCCCCAGGAGGGGAATCACTTCAAATGACTGCAAAGCGAACGATACCGTTTTTTCAGCGAGTGATTGTTCCCCTGGTTCAGTCGGGGAAAAACGTTATCATAAGTGCTCATGGGAATAGTCTTCGTTCGATTGTAATGTATTTGGATGGGCTTTCTGCTGATGAGGTTGTGAAGCTTGAGATTCCTCATGCAACGCCTCTCGTGTATGAATGGAAGAATAACTGGAGGCGCGAGAGATAG
- the gltA gene encoding NADPH-dependent glutamate synthase, whose translation MSEQKKIQKQKIPVRQRTPEERVKDFGEVEYLYSPEEATLEALRCLQCKNPPCVEDCPVHIKIPVFIRQIAEKNIELAIRTILEDNPLPSVCGRVCPQESQCQKRCTVGRIGDPIQIGKLERFVGDSTLKPLPERMKKNKKVAVIGSGPASLTCAGELARLGYTVTVFEALHEIGGVLLYGIPEFRLPKAVLEQEISYLRELGVEFQTNVLVGRTLPFHELREQFDAVFLGTGAGLPKYLHIPGENLRDVYSANEFLTRINLMKSYMFGEYDTPLVVKGDVVVIGGGNVAMDAARSALRMGARSVTVVYRRGRKEMPARIEEIAHAEEEGVKFAFLAAPVRIEGDSEGNVTSIVCQRMLLGEPDERGRRCFLPVEGDYFVLPANMVINAIGLDTNRILLETIEGLALDQKGHVVVDENLQTSLSGVFAGGDVVLGAATVILAAGHGKQAAHAIDRYLFQK comes from the coding sequence ATGAGCGAACAAAAAAAGATCCAGAAGCAAAAGATTCCTGTGAGACAGCGAACACCTGAAGAACGTGTGAAGGATTTTGGTGAAGTGGAATACCTCTATTCACCAGAAGAAGCCACCTTAGAAGCCCTTCGCTGTCTTCAGTGTAAAAATCCTCCCTGTGTGGAGGATTGCCCGGTTCATATCAAGATCCCTGTTTTTATTCGCCAGATTGCTGAGAAGAATATTGAGCTTGCTATTCGGACTATCCTCGAGGATAATCCTCTTCCCTCTGTCTGTGGGCGTGTGTGTCCTCAAGAGAGTCAGTGTCAGAAACGGTGTACGGTTGGCCGGATTGGTGATCCCATCCAGATAGGGAAACTGGAACGGTTTGTTGGGGATTCTACCTTGAAACCACTTCCCGAACGGATGAAGAAAAACAAAAAGGTAGCGGTTATTGGTTCTGGTCCTGCATCACTCACCTGTGCCGGAGAATTAGCAAGGCTTGGATATACCGTTACTGTTTTTGAGGCTCTCCACGAAATTGGTGGAGTGCTTCTCTATGGTATACCGGAGTTTCGTCTTCCCAAAGCGGTTCTGGAGCAAGAGATTTCCTATCTCAGAGAGTTGGGAGTTGAATTTCAGACCAATGTGTTGGTGGGAAGAACTCTTCCCTTCCATGAGTTACGAGAACAGTTTGATGCGGTGTTTCTGGGAACTGGTGCGGGGCTTCCCAAGTATCTCCACATTCCCGGAGAAAATCTCAGAGATGTGTATTCAGCAAATGAGTTTCTTACCCGTATTAATCTCATGAAATCGTATATGTTCGGTGAGTATGATACTCCTCTCGTTGTGAAAGGGGATGTGGTGGTTATTGGTGGGGGCAATGTGGCCATGGATGCTGCAAGAAGTGCCCTTCGTATGGGAGCCCGGTCGGTAACTGTTGTGTACCGCCGTGGTCGCAAGGAAATGCCAGCCAGGATTGAAGAAATAGCTCATGCAGAAGAAGAGGGCGTAAAGTTTGCTTTTCTGGCTGCTCCCGTAAGAATAGAAGGAGACAGTGAAGGAAATGTTACCTCTATCGTTTGTCAGCGGATGCTTCTTGGTGAACCGGACGAACGAGGGAGGCGGTGCTTTCTCCCTGTGGAGGGAGACTACTTTGTCCTTCCTGCGAACATGGTGATCAATGCAATTGGGCTTGATACGAATCGTATTCTTCTTGAAACGATCGAGGGACTTGCGCTGGATCAAAAAGGTCATGTTGTGGTTGACGAAAACCTTCAGACCTCTCTTTCTGGGGTTTTTGCGGGTGGTGATGTGGTGCTCGGGGCTGCAACGGTGATTCTTGCTGCTGGTCACGGCAAACAGGCTGCTCATGCTATTGACAGGTATCTTTTTCAAAAATAA
- a CDS encoding lytic transglycosylase domain-containing protein, whose protein sequence is MIIFFLLAMTTAPLKTPSDPAALYQRGSYRQVLSLLEQSTNLSFEDQYRLAQSRLMIEGSLGAWQEALLLSVPQENPFHQFLFAFFIQKLFEKPLPPHSEDILPTLTNWLSRAHTNPYLSTNHMEMLFWNIWKISNDFMPPRELPFLVTQYTLWQRFLSEEPSTIPLILTQATLLTVCWQEFTNQLVHFSTLPEASWERLWKRLAQLPEAIVEELARKYIPSLPPSRQWKARVEYALVKKKPSQAIEEIEKALQNNLLGTIEDFQKAITWANQLRAYSLTEKLAHQGIVRFGSVFHWEYTRSLIRQNKTETLLQWYEVNEKNILNKDVALAVFGILLEKKDPRLPSWLERREKATPHPTFSLTRALLFLEHHQPQEAYPLLLGILSDAPYSYEWCVANFYASPLHAQYPSEFTNWFTHTTNTLPSLPLHKRLLTTLALYDITGQLVFPGRFSNDLKQFQESVLTSHFSLTPSQKQLYEELLALTNSLWTNYPRELAAYLDKKLETPENRYRFSWYGHALYEKADARGIALARLDYYFRRYVGRESILLMPENWQKTLYPLDPLKDILPVISNTNLALWVLSAYRQESHFRKDVISSAGAYGYAQLMPATASQLARNLGIPGASPYDYDDNVFLGNNFYLYLFRRYGWIPYALAAYNAGEGAVNTWKKRYPFRSPLWIEMIPYQETRNYVKIIWQKTFFYRRIYQQEFASLPFTLD, encoded by the coding sequence ATGATTATTTTTTTTCTTTTAGCAATGACAACTGCCCCATTAAAAACCCCGTCTGATCCTGCTGCCCTTTACCAGAGAGGATCCTATCGCCAGGTACTTTCTCTCCTGGAACAATCCACCAATCTCTCCTTTGAAGACCAGTACCGCCTCGCCCAGTCCCGTCTCATGATAGAGGGAAGTCTTGGCGCCTGGCAAGAAGCCTTGCTTCTCTCAGTCCCTCAGGAAAACCCCTTTCACCAGTTTCTCTTTGCATTTTTTATCCAAAAGCTTTTTGAAAAACCTTTACCCCCTCATAGCGAAGATATTCTCCCCACCCTCACAAACTGGCTCAGCCGGGCACATACCAATCCCTATCTTTCCACCAATCATATGGAGATGCTTTTCTGGAACATCTGGAAAATCTCCAATGACTTCATGCCACCGAGAGAACTCCCCTTTCTTGTAACCCAATACACCCTCTGGCAACGCTTTCTCTCAGAAGAGCCCTCTACCATCCCTCTCATTCTCACTCAGGCAACACTTCTTACCGTCTGCTGGCAGGAGTTTACAAATCAACTCGTTCATTTTTCCACTCTGCCAGAGGCAAGCTGGGAGCGTTTATGGAAAAGGCTCGCCCAATTACCCGAGGCTATCGTGGAAGAATTGGCAAGAAAGTACATTCCTTCTCTACCTCCCTCCCGTCAATGGAAAGCAAGGGTAGAATACGCTCTCGTCAAAAAAAAACCTTCTCAAGCAATTGAGGAAATAGAAAAAGCTCTCCAGAACAACCTCCTTGGTACCATCGAGGATTTTCAGAAAGCCATTACGTGGGCGAACCAGCTTCGTGCCTACTCCCTCACAGAAAAACTCGCCCACCAGGGGATCGTACGTTTTGGTTCTGTTTTCCACTGGGAATACACGCGTAGTCTCATCCGACAGAACAAAACAGAAACCCTTTTACAGTGGTACGAGGTAAATGAAAAAAACATCCTCAACAAGGATGTGGCACTCGCCGTTTTTGGTATCCTGCTTGAGAAAAAAGACCCCAGACTACCAAGCTGGTTAGAAAGAAGAGAAAAAGCCACCCCACACCCTACTTTTTCTCTCACCAGGGCACTTCTCTTTCTCGAACACCATCAACCACAAGAGGCGTATCCTCTGCTTTTAGGTATTCTCTCCGATGCTCCTTACAGTTATGAGTGGTGTGTTGCCAATTTTTATGCCTCACCCCTTCACGCGCAGTATCCTTCTGAGTTTACTAACTGGTTTACCCATACGACAAACACTCTCCCTTCTCTTCCTCTTCACAAGCGACTTCTCACGACGTTAGCTCTGTACGACATTACAGGACAACTGGTATTTCCTGGTCGTTTTTCCAATGACTTAAAACAATTCCAGGAAAGTGTACTTACCTCGCATTTTTCACTTACTCCCTCACAAAAACAACTCTATGAGGAGTTACTTGCCCTTACGAATAGTCTCTGGACAAACTATCCCCGAGAATTAGCGGCTTATCTCGACAAAAAATTGGAAACCCCGGAGAACCGCTACCGTTTTTCCTGGTATGGGCATGCCCTCTATGAAAAAGCCGACGCGAGAGGAATAGCCCTTGCCCGCTTAGATTACTATTTTCGACGATATGTGGGACGTGAAAGTATTCTTCTTATGCCGGAAAACTGGCAAAAAACCCTCTACCCTCTGGATCCTCTGAAAGATATCCTCCCTGTCATTTCAAACACCAATCTTGCTTTGTGGGTACTTTCAGCCTACCGTCAGGAGAGCCACTTTCGTAAGGATGTGATCTCTTCTGCTGGAGCTTACGGGTATGCCCAGCTGATGCCGGCAACAGCGAGCCAACTTGCCAGAAATCTTGGCATCCCGGGCGCAAGCCCCTATGATTACGATGATAACGTATTCTTAGGAAATAACTTCTACCTTTATCTCTTTAGACGCTACGGCTGGATCCCGTATGCGCTGGCAGCTTACAACGCAGGAGAAGGGGCTGTGAACACGTGGAAAAAACGTTACCCCTTTCGTTCTCCCCTCTGGATAGAAATGATCCCCTATCAGGAAACCCGAAACTATGTAAAAATCATCTGGCAAAAGACCTTTTTCTACCGCCGCATTTACCAACAGGAGTTTGCTTCTCTTCCTTTCACGCTCGACTGA
- a CDS encoding transposase — MRGEEDSEKARFGRSKERRNDAKLMALGLVTDTMGFIRYSHIYEGNIRDSKTLKKTIKDMEERYPSEGHCPVIVIDAGIATEENLRMLREQKRDYVCLYWLKMKDRHIAEIEEKGRRLTDRRGNEILPNG; from the coding sequence TTGAGGGGAGAAGAGGATAGTGAGAAGGCGAGGTTTGGTCGGAGCAAAGAGAGGCGTAATGATGCAAAGCTTATGGCATTGGGATTGGTGACAGACACGATGGGTTTCATCCGATACAGCCATATCTATGAAGGAAACATCAGGGACAGTAAGACTTTGAAGAAGACTATTAAAGACATGGAGGAGCGATATCCTTCGGAGGGTCACTGTCCTGTGATAGTAATAGATGCAGGGATAGCCACTGAGGAGAATCTCAGGATGTTACGGGAGCAAAAGAGGGACTATGTATGTTTGTATTGGTTGAAGATGAAAGACCGTCATATAGCTGAGATAGAGGAGAAGGGCAGAAGGCTTACAGACAGGAGAGGCAATGAGATTTTGCCCAATGGGTAG